In a single window of the Aquarana catesbeiana isolate 2022-GZ linkage group LG13, ASM4218655v1, whole genome shotgun sequence genome:
- the LOC141116781 gene encoding nuclear receptor ROR-gamma-like, which yields MRAQIEIIPCKICGDKSSGIHYGVITCEGCKGFFRRSQQGKPIYSCSQQQSCQIDRSNRNRCQHCRLQKCLSLGMSRDAVKFGRMSKKQHDIIQAEVQKLQREGPSSLQKTEPQMDQPTSTSPELGHTIPHSLWTGRWDSSCSARSCSAPRMQLQKDPLVHHSNTPEKTHSEVFLRKSYLREQQLHLEHTRPTVFQGVESYGNIISSCLLPECVISATELELLTQNVVLAHQETCQFRQENLHVLRWETFSTAELQSFHHRPMDQMWERCVCHVTDAIQYIVEFAKRLSGFMDLNPNDQIVLLKAGAMELLLIRMSRAFNCYNNTVYFEGKYAQLELFHSLGCIDLISTMFDFCHILGALNLSEHEMAFYSAMTLLDPSRPWLQDKQKVETLHRKLQLAFRHLLRRTHREGIMSKLPHKEGLSGICQLHLEKLNIFRQMYPGIAWERFPPLYKELFISEPESS from the exons cacaaatcgAGATCATTCCTTGTAAGATCTGCGGGGACAAATCCTCCGGAATCCACTATGGTGTCATCACCTGCGAAGGATGTAAG GGGTTCTTccggaggagccagcaggggaagcCGATCTATTCCTGCAGTCAGCAACAGAGCTGCCAGATCGATCGATCCAACAGGAACCGGTGCCAGCACTGCCGCCTGCAGAAGTGCCTGTCCCTGGGCATGTCACGGGATG CTGTAAAATTTGGCCGAATGTCCAAGAAGCAGCATGATATCATCCAGGCCGAGGTGCAGAAACTTCAAAGGGAGGGGCCTTCAAGTCTACAGAAGACAGAACCTCAGATGGATCAACCAACGTCAACATCTCCCGAACTGGGCCATACCATCCCGCATTCCCTATGGACCGGCAGGTGGGATTCTTCCTGCTCCGCACGCTCCTGTTCAGCACCCAGAATGCAGTTGCAGAAGGACCCCCTTGTCCACCATTCCAACACTCCAGAAAAGACACATTCAGAAGTCTTTCTTCGAAAAAGCTACCTCAGAGAGCAACAGCTTCACCTGGAGCACACAAGACCAACCGTGTTCCAGGGTGTGGAGTCCTACGGCAACATCATCAGCAGCTGTTTACTTCCAGAGTGCGTCATTTCAGCGACAGAGCTTG AGCTTTTGACGCAGAACGTAGTGCTTGCCCACCAAGAAACATGCCAGTTCAGACAAGAGAACCTCCATGTCCTGCGATGGGAAACCTTCTCTACGGCAGAGTTGCAAAGCTTTCACCACAGG CCTATGGACCAGATGTGGGAGCGCTGCGTATGCCACGTCACCGATGCCATCCAGTATATTGTGGAGTTTGCCAAACGGCTTAGTGGCTTCATGGACCTGAATCCGAATGACCAGATTGTACTCCTAAAAGCAG GTGCCATGGAGCTGCTGCTTATAAGAATGAGCCGAGCATTTAACTGTTACAATAACACGGTCTACTTTGAAGGCAAATACGCTCAACTGGAACTCTTCCATTCTTTGG GGTGCATCGATCTCATCAGCACCATGTTTGATTTCTGCCATATCCTGGGAGCTCTCAACCTCTCCGAACATGAAATGGCCTTCTACAGTGCCATGACGCTGCTGGATCCCA GTCGGCCCTGGCTACAAGACAAGCAGAAGGTGGAGACCCTTCACAGAAAGCTACAGTTGGCCTTCAGACATTTACTGCGGAGGACCCATCGGGAGGGGATTATGAGCAAG CTCCCGCACAAGGAAGGGCTGTCTGGGATTTGCCAGCTTCACCTGGAAAAACTGAACATCTTCCGACAGATGTACCCGGGCATAGCGTGGGAGAGGTTCCCCCCGCTCTACAAGGAGCTGTTCATCTCCGAACCAGAAAGTTCCTGA
- the LOC141116677 gene encoding leucine-rich repeat and immunoglobulin-like domain-containing nogo receptor-interacting protein 4, producing MLTITQGLEEGDPSRVLSIAWGPEEDDPSQVLVIARGPEEDDPSQVLTIAQGPEEDDPSQVLTIPQGPEEDDPSQVLTIPRGPEEDDPSQVLTIPRGPEEDDPSQVLTIPRGPEEDNPSQVLTIPRGPEKDDPSQMGTSKYTQRLNLTLKPVVLLVTIGILLRKSCICCPPTCDCPSHDNATLCKHRLLSLVPVEIPRSSHFLDLSYNRIRSVQHGTFSHLQDLQELDLSHNQLSRIEPGAFSGLTKMRILLVHHNQLKLLSPGVFLGMPGLNWLDIRANQLVILLDQTFRGLQELRHLEVSDNPLLFISPAAFLGISLLQRLGLEKTKLGSVPSLALASLPQLSELRLGGVTSTVLRDLSFSDMPSLRVLDIDHWPSLANLGAHSLTSLNLTSLSLTNCNLRSVPEEALRSQVYLRRLDLSQNPISFLTEGCFCDLKRLEELRLSGGRLSSIPSNAFHGLDHLRVLDLSDNPIRWVEENALPPPGVLETLLLSGTILSCDCRLCWLLHHKIHFGGRPPVCSAPDSLKGMVIPDHSELLCPEFFTCQPPKIIGQGPREFRVQEGDRLTISCQSQGVPEPSTLWVLPQVPWSMDTKSTHLDGPDTELPQHALGSTEKVTESVQLVKDSQKWRTTNTSQPSKPVEQQEGRITILPEGSLQFLPVQTLDTGDYLCLATNLAGNDSAWIHLEVSPFNSSTVYSPLPIVHSHLLAVITAGGILPFISSVTLCFIFIFLWSRGRGNIKHTANIDYIPRTSRASSSPEDNKFTMKLI from the exons ATGTTGACCATAACCCAGGGCCTTGAAGAAGGTGACCCCTCCCGAGTTTTATCCATAGCCTGGGGCCCAGAAGAAGATGACCCTTCCCAGGTGTTGGTCATAGCCCGGGGCCCAGAAGAAGATGACCCCTCCCAGGTGTTGACCATAGCCCAGGGCCCAGAAGAAGATGACCCCTCCCAGGTGTTGACCATACCCCAGGGCCCAGAAGAAGATGACCCCTCCCAGGTGTTGACCATACCAAGGGGCCCAGAAGAAGATGACCCCTCCCAGGTGTTGACCATACCCCGGGGCCCAGAAGAAGATGACCCCTCCCAGGTGTTGACCATACCCCGGGGCCCAGAAGAAGATAACCCCTCCCAGGTGTTGACCATACCCCGGGGCCCAGAAAAAGATGACCCCTCCCAG ATGGGGACAAGCAAGTATACCCAGAGACTGAACTTAACATTAAAGCCGGTGGTCCTGTTGGTGACTATTGGGATCTTGCTCAGAAAGTCATGCATCTGCTGTCCTCCTACATGCGACTGCCCATCTCACGACAACGCCACCCTGTGCAAACATCGTCTTCTCAGCTTGGTTCCAGTGGAGATCCCCCGCTCTTCCCATTTCTTGGATCTAAGTTATAACCGGATCAGGTCAGTTCAGCACGGGACCTTTTCCCACCTGCAGGATCTCCAGGAACTAGACTTGAGCCACAACCAGCTATCCCGCATAGAACCTGGAGCCTTCAGCGGCCTGACAAAAATGCGCATCCTGTTGGTGCACCACAATCAGCTCAAGCTTCTGTCTCcaggagtctttttgggaatgCCAGGACTTAATTGGTTAGATATCAGAGCAAACCAGTTGGTCATCTTGCTGGATCAGACTTTCCGTGGCCTGCAGGAGCTTAGACACCTGGAGGTTAGCGACAACCCTCTGTTGTTCATATCTCCCGCAGCCTTCCTGGGGATATCACTACTGCAGAGACTGGGGTTGGAGAAAACCAAACTGGGCAGTGTACCTTCTCTGGCTCTGGCTTCCCTGCCCCAGCTTTCTGAACTAAGACTGGGTGGAGTGACCAGCACAGTTCTACGTGATCTCTCGTTTTCAGACATGCCATCCTTGAGAGTACTAGATATAGACCATTGGCCTTCTCTTGCAAACCTTGGAGCACACAGTCTGACTAGTCTCAATCTTACCTCCCTATCACTAACAAACTGCAACCTAAGGTCAGTCCCAGAGGAAGCACTGAGGTCTCAGGTCTACCTACGTAGGTTAGACCTCTCGCAAAATCCCATTTCTTTCCTTACTGAAGGGTGTTTTTGTGATCTGAAAAGGTTGGAGGAGTTACGGTTGTCTGGTGGAAGACTTAGTTCTATACCTTCCAATGCTTTTCATGGCCTGGACCACCTCCGTGTGTTAGATCTTTCAGACAATCCGATTCGATGGGTAGAAGAAAATGCCCTCCCTCCCCCTGGTGTCCTGGAGACTTTGTTACTTTCTGGAACCATTTTGTCGTGCGACTGCCGTCTTTGTTGGCTCCTGCACCATAAAATCCATTTTGGAGGAAGGCCACCAGTGTGCTCAGCTCCTGACTCGTTGAAGGGGATGGTTATCCCAGACCACTCAGAGCTGCTATGCCCAGAGTTTTTTACCTGCCAACCACCCAAGATAATAGGACAAGGTCCACGTGAGTTCAGGGTGCAGGAGGGCGACAGGCTGACTATCAGCTGTCAGAGTCAGGGCGTACCTGAACCCTCTACGCTGTGGGTGCTACCACAAGTTCCATGGTCCATGGACACAAAATCCACACACCTTGATGGCCCAGATACAGAACTCCCTCAACATGCACTAGGTTCTACAGAGAAGGTAACAGAGTCAGTGCAGTTAGTAAAAGATTCTCAAAAATGGAGAACAACCAATACATCACAACCATCAAAACCGGTGGAGCAACAAGAGGGCCGAATCACCATCCTACCAGAAGGTTCCCTCCAGTTTCTTCCAGTGCAAACCTTAGACACGGGGGATTACCTCTGCCTGGCTACCAACCTTGCAGGGAATGACTCTGCCTGGATTCACCTGGAGGTCTCACCATTCAACAGCAGCACAGTCTATTCTCCCCTccccattgtccacagtcatcttcTGGCCGTTATCACGGCTGGGGGAATCCTTCCCTTCATCAGTTCTGTGACGCTTTGCTTCATCTTCATCTTCCTCTGGAGCCGTGGACGCGGAAATATCAAACACACAGCTAACATAGATTATATTCCCAGGACTTCTCGGGCAAGTTCATCACCGGAGGACAATAAATTCACCATGAAACTCATCTGA